The Miscanthus floridulus cultivar M001 chromosome 17, ASM1932011v1, whole genome shotgun sequence genome has a window encoding:
- the LOC136517357 gene encoding protein WHAT'S THIS FACTOR 1, chloroplastic-like: MDAKLLLPFPSLPAALHPAVPKSLFLGASLPLRPPPFPLRLRPRRAAAVVAQAAVKRRKEVPFDNVIQRDKKLKLVLKLRNILVAQPDRVMSLRDLGRFRRDLGLTRKRRLIALLKRFPGVFDIVEEGVYSLRFRLTPRAERLYLDDLRLKNESEGLAVAKLRKLLMMSQEKRILIEKIAHLKHDLGLPPEFRDTICLRYPQYFRIVRMDRGPALELTHWDPELAVSAAELAEEENRVREAEERNLIIDRPLKFNRVRLPKGLKLTRGEARRIAQFKEMPYISPYADFSHLRSGSAEKEKHARGVVHEILSLTVEKRTLVDHLTHFREEFRFSQSLRGMIIRHPDMFYVSFKGDRDSVFLREAYKDSQLVEKNKLVLLKEKMRALVAVPRFPRRGTARIGEEGEGINGSLQLSDKGSDEECDEDEGLSDMEDLISELSGGKSDADYQWGDGWFGENDDAPPDFGDDYSSPQEVKVAMKNADGSANGRAPVPVFPDGRPRERW; the protein is encoded by the coding sequence ATGGACGCCAAGCTGCTTCTCCCCTTCCCCTCCTTGCCCGCCGCGCTCCACCCGGCGGTTCCCAAGTCCCTCTTCCTCGGCGCCTCGCTCCCGCTGCGCCCGCCGCCGTTCCCGCTGCGCCTCCGCccgcggcgcgcggcggcggtggtggcgcaggCCGCCGTGAAGCGCCGCAAGGAGGTGCCGTTCGACAACGTGATCCAGCGGGACAAGAAGCTGAAGCTGGTGCTCAAGCTCCGCAACATCCTGGTGGCGCAGCCCGACCGCGTGATGAGCCTCCGCGACCTGGGCCGCTTCCGCCGGGACCTCGGCCTCACCCGCAAGCGCCGCCTCATCgcgctcctcaagcgcttcccgGGAGTCTTCGACATCGTCGAGGAGGGCGTCTACTCGCTCAGGTTCCGCCTCACGCCGCGCGCCGAGCGCCTCTACCTCGACGACCTCCGCCTCAAGAACGAGTCCGAGGGCCTCGCCGTCGCCAAGCTCCGCAAGCTCCTCATGATGTCGCAGGAGAAGCGCATCCTGATCGAGAAGATCGCGCACCTCAAGCACGACCTCGGCCTCCCGCCCGAGTTCCGCGACACCATCTGCCTCAGGTACCCGCAGTATTTCCGTATCGTCCGGATGGACCGAGGCCCGGCGCTGGAGCTCACGCATTGGGACCCCGAGCTCGCGGTATCCGCGGCGGAGCTCGCCGAGGAGGAGAATCGGGTGAGGGAAGCCGAGGAGAGGAATCTGATCATCGACCGCCCACTCAAGTTCAACCGTGTGAGGCTCCCCAAGGGGCTCAAATTGACACGGGGAGAGGCCAGGAGGATTGCACAGTTCAAGGAGATGCCGTACATTTCACCATATGCTGACTTCTCGCACCTGCGGTCTGGGTCGGCTGAGAAGGAGAAGCACGCTCGTGGAGTGGTTCATGAAATTCTTAGCTTAACAGTGGAGAAGCGCACATTGGTGGACCACCTGACACACTTCAGGGAGGAGTTCAGGTTCTCGCAATCCCTGCGGGGCATGATCATTCGTCACCCGGACATGTTTTATGTATCGTTCAAAGGGGATAGGGACTCGGTTTTCCTCCGTGAGGCATACAAGGACTCGCAGCTGGTTGAGAAGAACAAGCTGGTGCTGCTTAAGGAGAAAATGAGGGCTCTTGTGGCTGTACCACGCTTCCCAAGAAGAGGCACAGCTAGGATTGGCGAGGAGGGTGAGGGAATCAATGGATCACTGCAACTGTCGGACAAAGGAAGTGACGAGGAATGTGATGAAGATGAGGGACTCTCTGATATGGAAGATTTGATAAGTGAACTTTCTGGTGGCAAATCGGATGCTGACTACCAGTGGGGTGATGGCTGGTTTGGTGAGAATGATGACGCGCCGCCAGACTTTGGAGATGATTACTCAAGTCCACAAGAAGTCAAGGTCGCTATGAAAAATGCTGATGGTTCTGCCAATGGCAGAGCACCTGTTCCTGTATTTCCTGATGGCAGACCAAGGGAACGGTGGTAA